In a single window of the Fusarium falciforme chromosome 3, complete sequence genome:
- a CDS encoding GFO-IDH-MocA domain-containing protein: MTESNGTNSPWRIYLYGAGSIAWRHGVAAESLGPDVQLFAADPSKDAREALLAKFPKATIFEDAEAMLASSSGRHRDIVVIAVPPWLHHAATLLAFRSNRHVLCEKPLATSEAEMAEMLAASDSSGRIFGECSFRYLGNGALDRARQLIETGGIGSVYHARFVNRQPRARAGIEYQPSSKWFLQKEKSGGGTIFDWGVYDLTMFFDVLRPVAATVNHAWLATPKTSADPPETAISVETHAGASLTLTLEDGSVIPFYWERASGFHGDPQVALNVDGTAGGLTWEWVPTFDYKDEGDQEKEGFKLIHYVDVDGKVDAREEKFPAFGWEDANHRPLLSFVDLIEGRESVALSRSKLEFNFSVVSAIYKSAAEGKPVHVQLK, encoded by the coding sequence ATGACTGAATCTAATGGAACCAATTCGCCATGGCGGATCTACCTTTATGGCGCTGGTTCTATCGCATGGCGACATGGCGTCGCGGCGGAAAGCCTTGGGCCTGATGTCCAACTGTTTGCTGCCGATCCCTCGAAAGATGCTCGAGAAGCATTGCTCGCCAAGTTTCCCAAAGCCACCATCtttgaggatgccgaggccaTGCTCGCCAGTTCTTCAGGGCGGCATCGCGACATTGTCGTGATAGCTGTGCCTCCATGGCTGCACCACGCCGCGACACTTCTTGCGTTTCGATCCAACCGCCATGTCCTCTGCGAGAAGCCTCTGGCAACTTcggaggccgagatggccgagatgctAGCTGCGAGTGATAGCTCCGGTCGCATATTTGGAGAATGCAGCTTTCGATATCTCGGAAACGGAGCCTTGGATCGCGCCCGTCAGTTGATCGAGACTGGTGGAATTGGCTCTGTGTATCACGCCCGCTTCGTCAACCGCCAACCACGCGCTCGTGCTGGTATCGAGTACCAGCCATCGAGCAAATGGTTTCTACAAAAGGAGAAATCTGGTGGGGGAACCATCTTCGACTGGGGTGTCTACGATCTCACCATGTTCTTCGACGTCCTCCGTCCTGTTGCTGCCACGGTCAATCATGCCTGGTTAGCCACGCCAAAGACTAGTGCCGATCCGCCTGAGACCGCCATATCCGTGGAAACCCACGCTGGTGCATCTTTGACGTTGACACTGGAGGACGGTTCCGTCATCCCATTTTATTGGGAGCGAGCGAGCGGTTTCCATGGCGACCCTCAAGTTGCTCTAAATGTCGACGGCACAGCTGGAGGTTTGACTTGGGAGTGGGTTCCGACCTTTGACTACAAGGACGAAGGAGATCAGGAGAAGGAAGGCTTCAAGCTCATACACTATGTGGATGTCGATGGCAAGGTCGATGCTAGGGAGGAGAAGTTCCCTGCTTTTGGATGGGAGGACGCAAACCACCGCCCCTTGCTGTCCTTTGTCGACTTGATCGAGGGCCGCGAGAGCGTGGCTCTTTCCAGGAGCAAGCTCGAGTTCAACTTTTCTGTGGTGTCAGCCATTTATAAGTCGGCCGCGGAAGGGAAGCCCGTTCATGTTCAGCTAAAGTAA
- a CDS encoding Fungal-trans domain-containing protein, with amino-acid sequence MGVYDQKAINDQNSNLIIRECYQRLALLHFKVHIHLNSLLMRHFPQFKTFDYLTPSMLKVEVPSPNSYWDDDGAAFPQRVQTAGTLASLVLQRTDVTRVSGLVAWDFCLGMVIGCYLVRPADEGHRELVKRLEPFLFAHLHHPEDHR; translated from the exons ATGGGCGTCTATGATCAGAAGGCGATCAACGATCAAAACTCGAATCTGATAATCCGCGAGTGCTACCAGAG GCTTGCGCTGCTGCACTTCAAGGTTCACATTCACCTCAACTCTCTTCTCATGCGTCACTTTCCACAATTCAAAACGTTCGACTACTTGACCCCGAGCATGCTCAAAGTCGAGGTACCCTCTCCAAACTCATAttgggatgatgatggggcaGCATTTCCCCAACGGGTGCAAACAGCAGGAACACTCGCTAGCCTAGTCCTTCAACGCACCGATGTTACACGCGTATCGGGTCTTGTAGCTTGGGACTTTTGCTTAGGGATGGTCATTGGGTGTTATCTGGTGAGACCGGCGGATGAGGGACACCGTGAACTGGTGAAACGGCTGGAACCCTTTCTGTTTGcacatctccatcatcccgAAGACCATAGATAA
- a CDS encoding PKS-ER domain-containing protein → MAGLPSNSIYLTANGDLTVQSVTESHNPKDSECLIRVKYSGVNPCDLNFYHMGLNSFITGFELSGTVEQTGPNSPFLVGDVVCGIAPLIFPMPSSLGTHQDLTIAKPELLYKVPDGLSLKDAGVICLVAHTAADALFNVLGLGFAAAGVTGLNPVGKGLLIWGGASSVGNMAIQMAKAAGFEFIFVTASAKNHATLKRLGATHCFDYKSPTIVEDIRNSQKSLGVKLSMAFDTVGKGAMEHASTAGESTPSLAKRSLSPDRSETRLVCTLPVAADPEYGFCTSYRPSGSYTAMGAPQDPEAPKRVREVMKYLLATADRAVRLPVVTAVTGAEAGIEAIKRVARGDASQEKLVLEHPLQS, encoded by the coding sequence ATGGCAGGCCTACCATCCAACTCGATCTACCTCACTGCCAACGGCGACCTAACCGTTCAGTCCGTCACGGAGAGCCACAATCCCAAAGACTCAGAATGTCTGATCAGAGTCAAGTACTCAGGAGTCAACCCCTGCGACCTCAACTTCTACCATATGGGCCTGAATTCGTTCATCACCGGCTTCGAACTTTCCGGCACTGTTGAGCAGACAGGCCCAAACTCTCCCTTCCTAGTGGGAGATGTGGTCTGCGGCATCGCTCCCCTCATTTTCCCGATGCCTTCTTCCTTGGGTACCCATCAAGACTTGACCATCGCCAAGCCTGAGCTCCTCTACAAGGTACCTGATGGCCTGTCGCTGAAAGATGCTGGCGTCATCTGTTTGGTAGCCCACACGGCTGCCGATGCCCTGTTCAACGTCTTGGGGCTTGGTTTCGCCGCAGCAGGTGTCACCGGCCTCAATCCAGTGGGAAAGGGGCTTCTGATCTGGGGAGGAGCCAGCAGTGTCGGAAACATGGCCATccagatggccaaggccgcTGGCTTCGAGTTCATTTTTGTGACAGCCTCGGCTAAAAACCATGCCACCCTCAAGCGCCTTGGAGCCACACACTGCTTCGATTACAAGAGCCCAACAATCGTTGAGGACATTCGGAACTCGCAAAAGTCCCTCGGGGTGAAACTGAGCATGGCCTTCGACACCGTTGGAAAGGGCGCCATGGAACACGCCTCCACCGCTGGAGAAAGCACCCCTTCGCTGGCCAAGAGGTCCTTGTCCCCGGATCGGTCGGAGACTCGTCTTGTTTGCACCCTCCCCGTTGCGGCGGATCCGGAATACGGGTTTTGCACCTCGTACCGTCCCAGTGGTAGTTATACTGCCATGGGGGCACCCCAAGATCCAGAGGCGCCTAAGCGCGTCCGTGAGGTCATGAAGTATCTCTTGGCAACGGCGGATAGAGCTGTCAGGCTCCCTGTTGTTACGGCTGTCACTGGAGCTGAGGCTGGCATTGAGGCGATCAAACGGGTCGCCCGTGGGGATGCAAGCCAGGAGAAGCTGGTTCTTGAACACCCTCTTCAAAGTTAG
- a CDS encoding GFO-IDH-MocA domain-containing protein has product MGEVLEVNGSRKVLNVGIIGLGEIAQVSHIHVLNNLSSYYHITYVCDVSQQALDHCSKKVAGGTPKTTTSPEELITSPDTDVVVICNVNAFHPEQAILALKHNKYVFVEKPLALNYRDLDSIIAAEKTSEAKVFVGYQRRYAEAFLDALKEIENMDKIEYIRVRDIIGQNSSFVDQSGIFPKKYTDFSEEAVADMHSAEEEMVKTALVDECGVEATPESMTLFRLFTGLGVHDFSALREMVGLPSRVVGASLGLPIWNVLFQYEGFPVMYESGIIDVPRFDAHIEIYSRRKIVRVDYDTPYVKGLPVTMTIRERIDSAKGDGYQERTVRKTYEDPFTLEFLDFYHCATNKTSPKTSAADAREDMDLIKMIMQAAYS; this is encoded by the exons ATGGGTGAAGTACTAGAGGTTAATGGATCTCGAAAGGTCCTCAACGTTGGAATCATCGGCTTGGGAGAGATTGCTCAG GTATCTCACATCCATGTGTTGAACAACCTCTCCAGCTACTACCACATCACTTACGTCTGCGATGTATCTCAACAAGCTCTGGACCATTGCAGCAAGAAGGTTGCTGGAGGAACACCCAAGACTACGACAAGTCCGGAGGAACTCATCACTTCTCCTGATACtgatgtcgtcgtcatctgcaACGTCAATGCTTTCCATCCTGAACAGGCGATCCTGGCCCTGAAGCACAACAAGTATGTATTTGTGGAGAAGCCTCTCGCGCTGAACTATCGCGACCTGGATTCGATCATTGCTGCAGAGAAGACCTCTGAGGCGAAGGTCTTTGTGGGATACCAGAGAAGATATGCCGAGGCCTTCCTGGATGCTTTGAAAGAAATCGAAAACATGGACAAGATAGAGTACATACGAGTCAGAG ATATCATTGGGCAAAACAGTTCTTTCGTCGACCAGTCTGGCATATTTCCAAAGAAGTATACCGATTTTTCAGAGGAAGCGGTTGCAGACATGCACTCGGCTGAAGAAGAGATGGTCAAGACAGCACTTGTCGATGAATGTGGAGTTGAAGCAACCCCTGAGTCGATGACGCTATTTAGGCTGTTCACGGG ACTTGGTGTCCACGACTTCTCTGCCTTGCGCGAGATGGTTGGCCTGCCCTCACGAGTTGTTGGCGCGTCCCTCGGTCTGCCAATTTGGAACGTGCTGTTTCAGTATGAGGGCTTTCCAGTCATGTACGAGTCGGGCATTATCGATGTACCCAGGTTCGACGCTCACATTGAGATCTATTCCCGACGAAAGATTGTGCGCGTCGATTACGATACCCCGTATGTGAAGGGGCTGCCTGTCACTATGACCATTAGGGAGAGGATCGATAGTGCCAAGGGCGACGGCTACCAGGAGCGCACGGTGAGAAAGACCTACGAGGACCCATTCACGCTCGAGTTCTTGGACTTTTATCATTGCGCGACGAACAAGACGTCCCCAAAAACTTCGGCTGCGGATGCTCGGGAAGACATGGACCTGATCAAGATGATCATGCAGGCTGCCTACTCCTGA
- a CDS encoding NAD(P)-bd-dom domain-containing protein — protein sequence MATVLVAGGTGSIGRAIVEALVEQGKFDVIVLGRRSNAELEALLGARVIATNYGSVDGLVSILEENKVDTVISALGGLAPPGAEKALIHAAEASSVTRRFIPSVFGVKYRLDQAWFPAAQAKLAAMSELEGTNLEWTIVCNGFFLDYWGMPKVKSYLSPMTLFIDTASKEAAIPGSGNTPVVFTYSHDVAKFTAALLTLDKWEKESYAIGTKLSLNEFLQLAEEVRGTEFKKTHDSLESLKEGKITELPGHRDAYEHFPKEALQGMLATFGILFDEGQFDFKPERSLNDIFPEIKPVSAKEMLEIGWKN from the exons aTGGCGACCGTTCTCGTTGCTGGTGGCACCGGAAGCATTGGGAGGGCCATTGTTGAGGCTCTCGTGGAACAAGGAAAATTCGacgtcatcgtcctcggaCGTAGG TCTAATGCTGAGCTGGAAGCGCTCCTGGGTGCCCGTGTCATTGCAACAAACTACGGAAGTGTCGACGGCCTCGTCTCGATTTTGGAAGAAAACAAGGTTGATACCGTCATTTCAGCCTTAGGGGGCCTTGCTCCCCCAGGCGCGGAAAAGGCTCTCATCCATGCTGCTGAAGCATCTAGCGTCACGCGTCGATTCATCCCCAGTGTCTTTGGAGTCAAGTACCGTCTCGA TCAAGCTTGGTTCCCTGCTGCTCAGGCCAAGTTGGCAGCCATGTCTGAGCTAGAGGGGACCAACCTCGAGTGGACCATTGTATGCaatggcttcttcctcgactACTGGGGCATGCCTAAGGTTAAGTCTTACCTCAGTCCCATGACTCTGTTCATCGATACGGCTTCTAAGGAGGCCGCTATCCCAGGGTCCGGAAACACTCCCGTCGTGTTCACATACAGTCATGACGTCGCCAAGTTCACGGCGGCCTTGTTGACGTTGGATAAGTGGGAGAAGGAGTCGTACGCCATTGGTACCAAGCTTTCATTGAACGAGTTTCTTCAACTTGCTGAGGAGGTTCGTG GGACTGAGTTCAAAAAGACCCATGACTCCTTGGAATCactcaaggagggcaagatcACTGAGCTTCCTGGCCACCGGGATGCGTATGAACACTTTCCAAAAGAAGCACTACAAGGGATGCTTGCCACTTTTGGAATACTTTTTGACGAGGGGCAATTCGACTTTAAGCCTGAACGCAGCCTCAATGACATTTTTCCTGAGATCAAGCCTGTGTCGGCTAAGGAGATGTTGGAGATTGGATGGAAGAACTGA